In Uranotaenia lowii strain MFRU-FL chromosome 2, ASM2978415v1, whole genome shotgun sequence, one genomic interval encodes:
- the LOC129749976 gene encoding uncharacterized protein LOC129749976 isoform X2, giving the protein MNVKHAEKNTVGYHRMQRTFSPLGLVGAQHRTPFKTENVIRKVYWPQGATYRTAGSVDFQLRRKYDGQTLPVVMDLFSIQPDRGTASMDLDLDHPHHARFGFDSSRMCGKR; this is encoded by the exons gtTGGTTACCACCGGATGCAGCGTACCTTTTCGCCACTCGGATTGGTGGGAGCTCAGCACCGGACGCCCTTCAAGACCGAGAATGTCATCCGGAAAGTCTATTGGCCTCAGGGTGCTACTTATCGAACGGCAGGAAGTGTTGATTTTCAACTTCGGCGAAAATACGACGG ACAAACATTGCCAGTTGTTATGGATCTTTTTTCCATCCAACCCGACCGAGGTACAGCTAGTATGGATCTAGACCTGGATCATCCACATCATGCCCGTTTTGGGTTCGACTCGTCACGGATGTGTGGAAAGCGATGA